A window of the Streptomyces finlayi genome harbors these coding sequences:
- a CDS encoding UBP-type zinc finger domain-containing protein, translated as MSECPHLPELPRPEPAPLSETCTECRAVGSHPVQLRLCLVCGHVGCCDSSPLRHATAHFEDSGHPVMRSFETGESWRWCFADGSIV; from the coding sequence ATGAGTGAGTGCCCGCACCTTCCGGAACTGCCGCGCCCCGAGCCCGCCCCGCTCAGTGAGACCTGTACGGAGTGCCGCGCGGTCGGGAGCCACCCCGTGCAACTGCGTCTCTGCCTCGTCTGCGGGCACGTCGGATGCTGTGATTCCTCCCCCCTGCGGCACGCGACGGCCCACTTCGAGGACTCCGGTCATCCGGTCATGCGGAGCTTCGAGACGGGCGAGAGCTGGCGTTGGTGCTTCGCGGACGGTTCGATCGTCTGA
- a CDS encoding anti-sigma regulatory factor, translating to MSQIAGEPGNQDFVEVRLPAAGAYLSVLRTATAGLAARLDFTLDEIEDLRIAVDEACAILLQQAVPGSVLSCVFRLIDDSLEVTVSAPTTDGRAPERDTFAWTVLSALAGKVDSTVADDRTVTISLYKQRGAGPGPA from the coding sequence GTGTCCCAGATCGCAGGCGAGCCCGGGAATCAGGACTTCGTGGAAGTCCGGCTGCCCGCTGCGGGTGCCTACCTGTCGGTGCTGCGAACGGCCACGGCCGGTCTCGCAGCGCGTTTGGACTTCACTCTCGACGAGATCGAGGATCTTCGCATCGCCGTCGACGAGGCCTGCGCGATCCTGCTTCAGCAGGCCGTGCCGGGCTCCGTCCTCAGCTGCGTGTTCCGGCTCATCGACGACTCGCTCGAAGTGACGGTGTCGGCCCCGACGACGGACGGTCGCGCACCGGAGCGCGACACCTTCGCCTGGACGGTGCTCTCGGCACTGGCCGGAAAGGTCGACTCGACGGTCGCGGACGACCGTACGGTCACCATCAGCCTCTACAAACAGCGCGGCGCGGGACCCGGGCCGGCGTGA